The Calditrichota bacterium genomic interval CCTTTCCGTCCAGCGAAATATCCTCGCCGCCGTATTTTGCAAATAAAACAGAATCCCCCTCTTTAATGATTTCCTTCAAATCTTCATCAGTACCAACCGCCACAACCGTACCCACTCTTGGTTTTTCTTTGGCCGATTCAGGAATAATAATCCCGCTGTTGGTTTTTTCTTCTTCCTGTTGTAATTCGATCAAAACCCGATCATCCAATGGCTGTATCTTCATTGCAGCAAACCTCCTTTTTTAACCACGTAAGCCCAACATTTGATTGATCTTAGCCCGATCAAATCCAATAATGGGACGATTATTAATGAGAACAACGGGAACGCCGCTCTGGCCGGTTCGGCGAACCATATCCGTAGCCGCCCGCTGATCCCTCGAAACATCGATATCTTTGAAGCGAATTTGATGTTGTCTTAAATACTGTTTAACCGCACGGCAATGCGGGCACGTCGGTGTCGTAAAAACAATCACCTTGGGTTGATTTTGTGTGGTTGCCATGAATTATTTCTCCTCCTTTTTCGAATCCGATGAAATCAACTCATTCAATTCTTCCACTACCTTCTCAATGCTTTGATCATCAAATCCCTTTTCCTTTGCATTTTCTTCCAGGGTGCCCCAAACAGGTTCTCCGCAAGCAATGCATTTAATGCCTTTGTCCATCAGGAATTTAACCGATTCCGGAAACTTAACGACCAATTCCTCAATGGTTACGTCTTTATTAACCTTTTTTTCCATCTGTGTCAGTCCTTTTTGTCAACAGAAAGAAAACCAAATTACGCCCGGCCCAAGCTTGTAAAACAAAGAAGAGACCTGACGTGTTCACGTAAATTCTGTCTATTTTAAAAAATACAGCTTATTCTATGATCAGCCGGACAATATCCCGGGCGAAGGGATTCTTAATCTTATAGATAATCCGTGCACCCTGGCGTTTTCCCTCAATCAGACCGCAAGACCGCATAACGGCCAGATGCTGCGAAATAACCGGCTGAGAAACATCCAGGCAGTTGCATAATTGGCTGACATTTTGTTTCTCGTCGTAGAGCCTGCAAATAATGCTCAGTCTTACCGGATGTCCAAGAACCTTAAGTATTTCGGCTTTTTTTGTTAATGTGCTATTTCTCAATTGATTACCTTGATAAAATATTAGAAAATTTCTATATTCTAATATTATTGGATTTTAATATAAAATGATTTTAGGTCGATTTCAAGTTTTTTTGTGGATATATTCGGGGGTTGTATTAAAAGTCCCTTTTTCAGGCATGAAATGCGTTTTTGCCATTACAGGCTATGAAGAATGAACCTCACAAATGCGTTTTTAGAGTCCTAATACAACCCCGCGCAAAACGGACGGAATAACGATTTTTGGATCCTTTAAGCGTGAATCCATTCACACAAGTGGGAATAATCGAAGTCATCCAGCGAGACATTTTCCCGTGAACAAAGAGGGCAGGAAGAGTCCTTTCGAATAGGCAAAACCTCCACTTCGGTGGTTAGTGCATTAAATGTCCATATTCGGTTCTTGAGGGTTTTTCCCATTTTTTTTCCCTCGAAATCCAGGAGGATTTTAATGACTTCTGTTGCCTGGACAGACCCGATGACGCCCGTGAGAACGCCGATAACCCCGGCTTGGGCGCAGGTGGGGGCCAGCGCCGGATCGGGAGCCTCAGGAAACAAGCACCGATAACAGGCTGAGTCGGGTTCCTGGGTGAAGGTGGTTACCTGTCCCTGAAATTCCAGAACCGCCGCAAAAATGAGCGGTTTTTTGAGCAGATAGCAGGCATCGTTCAGTAAAAATCGTGTCGGAAAATTGTCGGATGCGTCCACGACTACATCATAATTGGAAATGATTTGGACCGCATCCTCCCTGGACAGGAAATCGTTGTATTTTCGAATCGTGATGTCCGGATTCAAATGGCTTAGTGTGTCCGCTGCCGAATCCACCTTGGGTCGGCCAATGTCCTGTGTGCTGTGCAAAACCTGCCGCTGGAGATTACTCAAATCGACGGTATCATGGTCAACCAGCCCAAGGGTTCCAATGCCCGCGGCGGCAAGATACAAAGCAACCGGTGAGCCCAGCCCGCCCGTACCAACCACCAAAACCCTGCTGTTGTTTAGTTTGATTTGTCCGGCTTCTCCAATCTCGTCCAGTCGGATGTGGCGGTCGTATCGTTCTGCCCAGCGTTCAAATGAATTGTTTTTGTCAATCATGTGCATTTTTTTCCTCTTTTCAGTGTCGCGATTGTAACCAATATTCAGCAATTTGAAGTGCATTCGAAGCGGCACCCTTTCGGAGATTGTCCGCAACAACCCAGAGATTCAGCCCGTGAGTCACGCTAAAATCTCTGCGAATACGTCCGATAAAAACCTCATCATGTCCCCGGGCCTCCCGGGCGAGCGGGTAAACGGCCTCTGCAGGATCATCTCTTAAAATAATGCCCGGGGTCTTCAGGTACAGATCCCGCACGGAGTCCAAATCAAAGTCTTTTCTCAATTCTACATTTACCGAAACCGAGTGACTGCTTTCCACCGGCACACGAACCGTAGTGGCCGTGATTCGAAGATCGGGCAGGTCAAGGATTTTTCGGCTTTCGTGCACCATTTTCATCTCTTCGTCCGTGTAGCCATTTTCCAGAAATGTTCCGATATGCGGCAGGCAGTTGTTGAAAATCGGGTGAGGGTAAACCCTGGCGTAGTCCTCCTTTTTTCCGTTCCGTTCGGCCCTTAATTGTTCAAGTGCCAATTTTCCGCTGCCCGATACGGACTGGTAGGTGGAAACGACAACCCGTTCCAGGCCAAACGCCTTTTCCAATGGGGAAAGCGCCAATACCGTCTGGACAGTGGAACAGTTCGGATTGGCAATAATCCCTTGATTTTTAAAAAGCTGCTTGCCGTTAATTTCAGGGACAATCAACGGGACTGCCGGATCCATTCGATACGCCTTACTGTTGTCGATGACCAGTGCGCCGGATTTGACGGCCTCCGGTGCCCAGTCCAGACTCACCTGATTGGTTGAAACAAAAAACACAAGATCAAGTCCCGCAAAACAGTTCGGTTCCAGGCGTCGAAGGGGGTAGGAGCGATGTCCAACCTGCAACTCGTTGCCCTCCGATTGCTCGGAGGCAAACAGCCGAAGATCACGAAAAGGAAAGTTGTGTTCGCCAATCACCTCAAGCAGGGTGCGGCCCACCAACCCGGAGGCGCCCACAATTCCAAGCTTTGGATCAGGCAATTTTCCTCCTTTGAATATCTTCAAGTCCGAATTCGTCGTGGAGTACGGCTACGGCTGTTTCAGCCAGGCCCTCGGGAACCACGCAGGCAATTTTAATTTCAGACGTACTAATTGAGAGGATCGGAATTTGATTTTCCAACAACGTCTGAAAAACCCGATAGGCCGTGCCGGGGGTACTGGCGATTCCTGAACCCACCACGGCGATTTTAGAGACATCCGTATCCACCTCGTAAAAGAAATTTTTGCGCCGGCTCTGAAGTTCATCCAGGACGCGTTTAACTCCACCCAATTGGTCACTTGAAACAAGGAAACTGATGGAGGTGTTTCCGTTAGAGCTGGCTCCCTGAACAATGATTTTGATATTGATGTTTTCCTGGGCTAATTTCCCAAAAATCGTGAGAAAATTTTTGGGGTCTTTGGAATAGTCCTTTATCCGAATTTGATCCACCTGCTTGTCGAAGGCTATTCCGGTAATGGCAACCTTTTCCAATGTTTCATCTCCTATGATCCATGTTCCCGAATTTTGCTTAAATGAATTGCGGATAACCAGTGGCACGTGATATTTTCTGGCAACTTCCACGGCGCGGGTCTGCATCACCTGAGCTCCCTCGGAGGCCAGTTCCAGCATTTCGGAGTAGGAAATAAAGGGAAGCAGCCGGGCCTTCTTAAAATACCGCGGATCGGTTGTGAAAATGCCATCCACATCGGTGTAGATTTCGCAGCGATCGGCTTCCAAAATGGCGGCAAGAGCCACCGCTGTCAGGTCGGAACCGCCGCGTCCGAGAGTGGTAATCTCGCCGTCCTGGCTTATGCCTTGAAATCCCGCCACCAGAACAATTTTATCTTCATTTAAGTGCTTTAAAATACGGCTTTTGTTGACGGTCTCAATGTGCGCATTGGCAAATTGCCCGTCCGTTTGAATGCCTGCCTGGTGTCCCAAAAGGGAAATACAGGGATACCCCATGTCGTTCAACGCCATACTCAGGAGGGCAATGGAGATTTGTTCACCTACCGAGAGCAGCAGGTCCATTTCCCGGCGCGGCGGGTTTTGGTGTACCTGGCGTGCCATGTTTACCAATTCATCGGTTGTTTTGCCCATGGCCGAGATGACGGCCACAACGCTTCTGCCGCGCTCTTTTTCAGCGGCAATTCGTTGGGCAACCCGTTTCATTTTTTCGATGTCGCCAACG includes:
- a CDS encoding DUF1858 domain-containing protein, with translation MEKKVNKDVTIEELVVKFPESVKFLMDKGIKCIACGEPVWGTLEENAKEKGFDDQSIEKVVEELNELISSDSKKEEK
- a CDS encoding aspartate-semialdehyde dehydrogenase, yielding MPDPKLGIVGASGLVGRTLLEVIGEHNFPFRDLRLFASEQSEGNELQVGHRSYPLRRLEPNCFAGLDLVFFVSTNQVSLDWAPEAVKSGALVIDNSKAYRMDPAVPLIVPEINGKQLFKNQGIIANPNCSTVQTVLALSPLEKAFGLERVVVSTYQSVSGSGKLALEQLRAERNGKKEDYARVYPHPIFNNCLPHIGTFLENGYTDEEMKMVHESRKILDLPDLRITATTVRVPVESSHSVSVNVELRKDFDLDSVRDLYLKTPGIILRDDPAEAVYPLAREARGHDEVFIGRIRRDFSVTHGLNLWVVADNLRKGAASNALQIAEYWLQSRH
- a CDS encoding winged helix-turn-helix transcriptional regulator, which produces MRNSTLTKKAEILKVLGHPVRLSIICRLYDEKQNVSQLCNCLDVSQPVISQHLAVMRSCGLIEGKRQGARIIYKIKNPFARDIVRLIIE
- a CDS encoding HesA/MoeB/ThiF family protein; protein product: MIDKNNSFERWAERYDRHIRLDEIGEAGQIKLNNSRVLVVGTGGLGSPVALYLAAAGIGTLGLVDHDTVDLSNLQRQVLHSTQDIGRPKVDSAADTLSHLNPDITIRKYNDFLSREDAVQIISNYDVVVDASDNFPTRFLLNDACYLLKKPLIFAAVLEFQGQVTTFTQEPDSACYRCLFPEAPDPALAPTCAQAGVIGVLTGVIGSVQATEVIKILLDFEGKKMGKTLKNRIWTFNALTTEVEVLPIRKDSSCPLCSRENVSLDDFDYSHLCEWIHA
- a CDS encoding aspartate kinase; its protein translation is MPVDSNNTLKNIVVQKYGGTSVGDIEKMKRVAQRIAAEKERGRSVVAVISAMGKTTDELVNMARQVHQNPPRREMDLLLSVGEQISIALLSMALNDMGYPCISLLGHQAGIQTDGQFANAHIETVNKSRILKHLNEDKIVLVAGFQGISQDGEITTLGRGGSDLTAVALAAILEADRCEIYTDVDGIFTTDPRYFKKARLLPFISYSEMLELASEGAQVMQTRAVEVARKYHVPLVIRNSFKQNSGTWIIGDETLEKVAITGIAFDKQVDQIRIKDYSKDPKNFLTIFGKLAQENINIKIIVQGASSNGNTSISFLVSSDQLGGVKRVLDELQSRRKNFFYEVDTDVSKIAVVGSGIASTPGTAYRVFQTLLENQIPILSISTSEIKIACVVPEGLAETAVAVLHDEFGLEDIQRRKIA
- a CDS encoding co-chaperone GroES translates to MKIQPLDDRVLIELQQEEEKTNSGIIIPESAKEKPRVGTVVAVGTDEDLKEIIKEGDSVLFAKYGGEDISLDGKDYIILQRSDILAIIKK
- a CDS encoding NrdH-redoxin, whose product is MATTQNQPKVIVFTTPTCPHCRAVKQYLRQHQIRFKDIDVSRDQRAATDMVRRTGQSGVPVVLINNRPIIGFDRAKINQMLGLRG